A single window of Candidatus Flexicrinis affinis DNA harbors:
- a CDS encoding histidine phosphatase family protein: MRVTLVRHGQSLNNAHGDQQRHHDPELTELGHEQARLLAEWFKNAQDIEEIVRMGTHDSGRLAPRRTHITRIYVSPMHRALQTAKHLHDALDVTTSVWTDIHESGGLYLHTPEGVQSFPGMTREQMQQDFPGYDLSDTVTQNGWYDPSRGEEDLYGCYARAMRVASSLRSQARDKSNSDEHILLVSHGNFINALIHALLDNLPSEHAYHWMYNTGLTRIDFVGEGMMLVRYVNRIMHLQAHQVT; the protein is encoded by the coding sequence ATGCGAGTTACACTCGTCCGTCACGGCCAATCGCTCAATAACGCCCACGGCGACCAACAGCGCCATCACGACCCCGAGCTGACCGAACTCGGGCATGAGCAGGCGCGTCTGCTCGCAGAGTGGTTCAAGAACGCGCAGGACATCGAGGAGATCGTGCGTATGGGTACGCATGACTCCGGTAGGCTCGCACCGCGTCGAACACACATTACGAGAATCTACGTTAGTCCGATGCACCGTGCTCTGCAGACTGCCAAGCATCTGCATGATGCGCTGGATGTCACGACGTCGGTCTGGACGGATATTCACGAGAGCGGCGGCCTGTATTTGCACACGCCGGAAGGAGTCCAGAGCTTCCCGGGGATGACGCGTGAGCAGATGCAGCAGGATTTCCCCGGCTACGACTTGTCAGATACCGTTACCCAAAATGGCTGGTACGACCCGAGCCGGGGCGAGGAGGACCTGTACGGGTGCTATGCCCGCGCGATGCGGGTTGCGTCCTCGTTGCGGTCGCAGGCACGCGACAAGTCAAACAGTGACGAGCATATCCTGCTGGTGTCGCACGGAAACTTCATCAACGCGCTCATTCACGCGCTGCTCGACAACCTGCCGTCCGAGCACGCTTACCACTGGATGTACAACACGGGTCTGACCCGCATCGACTTCGTCGGCGAGGGGATGATGCTGGTCCGCTACGTCAACCGCATCATGCATCTCCAGGCGCATCAAGTGACGTAA
- a CDS encoding YlxR family protein: MCAICRTKDAKRTMTRIVRLPDGSIAVDTTGKRNGRGAYLCDNPVCWQRAAESNVLGTALRMVLTDDARAVIRSHSPAQ; encoded by the coding sequence ATGTGTGCGATCTGCCGCACTAAAGACGCGAAGCGGACAATGACGCGGATTGTCAGGCTGCCGGACGGCTCGATCGCTGTCGACACGACCGGCAAGCGCAACGGTCGCGGCGCGTACTTGTGCGACAACCCGGTCTGCTGGCAGCGCGCGGCCGAGTCTAACGTTCTAGGAACAGCATTGCGCATGGTTCTCACCGACGATGCACGTGCTGTCATTCGCAGTCATTCACCCGCCCAATGA
- a CDS encoding nitroreductase family protein produces the protein MNDSPYRPMPLDYERLSEDEARERSKHYVQAMLKRRTVRDFSTRPVPRDLIDNAIVAANSAPSGANQQPWTFAVITDPALKAKIRDAAEAEERENYGRRMSDEWKAALAHIGTTWEKPHLTDAPVLIVVFAQSYGRAVDPITGAESQIKHYYVAESVGIAVGMLLSALHLAGLATLTHTPSPMGFLADLLRRPSNERAYVLIPVGYPAEDAVVPTLTKKSLADVMVRFDPNEPSDA, from the coding sequence ATGAACGACTCGCCGTACCGCCCCATGCCTCTCGACTACGAGCGCCTCAGCGAGGACGAGGCCCGTGAGCGCAGCAAGCATTACGTGCAGGCGATGCTCAAGCGCAGGACTGTGCGCGATTTCTCCACGCGGCCGGTGCCGCGTGACTTGATCGACAACGCAATCGTGGCCGCCAACAGCGCGCCGTCCGGTGCGAATCAACAGCCGTGGACGTTCGCCGTCATTACCGATCCCGCACTGAAGGCGAAGATTCGAGACGCGGCCGAGGCCGAAGAACGCGAAAACTACGGCCGGCGGATGAGTGACGAGTGGAAGGCGGCGTTGGCGCACATCGGCACCACGTGGGAGAAGCCACATCTGACCGACGCGCCTGTGCTGATCGTGGTTTTCGCGCAGAGCTACGGACGCGCTGTCGATCCGATCACCGGAGCCGAGTCCCAGATCAAGCACTACTACGTGGCAGAGTCGGTCGGAATCGCGGTCGGGATGCTGTTGTCGGCGCTGCACCTCGCCGGGCTGGCGACGCTCACCCACACGCCGAGTCCGATGGGCTTTCTCGCTGACCTCCTTCGTCGCCCCTCGAACGAGCGTGCCTACGTGCTCATACCCGTTGGCTACCCCGCCGAGGACGCCGTCGTGCCGACGCTCACAAAGAAGTCCCTCGCGGATGTCATGGTACGTTTCGATCCAAATGAACCCTCGGATGCGTAA
- a CDS encoding DUF3179 domain-containing protein, producing MRAQSDCDPLVDGRARFPISYWELTDFCLTSVDLSEIISGGPPPDGIPPIDNPQFETIEQASSWLEDRSPVIALEVDGDARAYPLAILTWHEIVNDEVGGVPVAVTFCPLCNAGLVFERTVSGEVLRFGVSGLLRNSDMIMWDDATQSFWQQLTGEGIVGAFTGTRLAERPSTMTSFGAFAARYPDGTVLSRETGVFRDYGRNPYTGYDSSTVPFLYSGDLDDRLPPMARVLGFRLGQSAVAYDLDTLAEVFVINDDVEGIPVAAFWQPGVASALDATAIDDSRDVGMAALYDRQVGDTVLTFTAGENGAITDEQTGSTWDFFGTATSGELAGTQLNQLLAAPHFWFAWSAFFPETTLYTLVE from the coding sequence GTGAGAGCGCAGTCCGACTGCGACCCGCTCGTCGACGGACGTGCACGCTTTCCGATCAGCTACTGGGAATTGACCGATTTCTGCTTGACCTCGGTCGATCTCTCCGAGATCATTTCGGGCGGACCGCCGCCGGACGGCATTCCTCCGATCGACAACCCGCAGTTCGAGACGATCGAGCAAGCGTCGTCGTGGCTGGAGGACCGCAGCCCTGTCATTGCGCTCGAGGTAGACGGCGACGCCCGCGCCTATCCGCTTGCCATTCTAACGTGGCACGAAATCGTCAACGACGAGGTAGGCGGTGTGCCGGTCGCGGTGACGTTCTGCCCGCTGTGCAACGCCGGTCTTGTGTTCGAACGCACCGTGAGCGGCGAGGTGCTGCGGTTCGGCGTGAGTGGTCTGCTCCGTAACAGCGATATGATCATGTGGGACGACGCAACGCAGTCCTTTTGGCAGCAGTTGACCGGAGAGGGCATTGTCGGCGCGTTTACCGGAACGCGGCTGGCCGAACGCCCGAGCACGATGACCAGCTTCGGGGCGTTTGCGGCTCGCTATCCGGACGGCACGGTTCTCTCGCGCGAAACGGGCGTCTTCCGCGATTATGGGCGCAACCCGTACACGGGGTATGACTCGAGCACGGTACCGTTCCTGTACAGCGGTGACCTCGACGACCGTCTGCCGCCAATGGCGCGCGTGCTTGGCTTCCGGCTCGGCCAGTCTGCGGTGGCATACGATTTGGACACGCTGGCCGAGGTCTTCGTAATCAACGATGATGTCGAGGGCATTCCGGTGGCCGCGTTCTGGCAGCCCGGGGTCGCAAGCGCGCTCGACGCGACGGCCATCGACGACTCGCGCGATGTCGGTATGGCAGCCCTCTACGACCGGCAGGTCGGCGACACCGTACTGACGTTTACGGCCGGCGAAAACGGCGCTATCACGGACGAGCAGACCGGATCGACTTGGGACTTCTTCGGCACCGCGACCAGCGGCGAGCTGGCCGGCACGCAGCTCAACCAGCTGCTGGCCGCGCCGCACTTTTGGTTCGCGTGGTCGGCGTTTTTTCCTGAGACGACGCTGTATACTCTAGTCGAGTAG
- a CDS encoding M20/M25/M40 family metallo-hydrolase yields MFAEAHIAADRRLQEFIGRLKALASIPSISTDPAHWPDVERAAAWLSDWMHDIGMQNVRTFTRGEYLPLVYGDHLGAGPDAPTVLIYTHYDVQPAAREDGWDTEPFEPEIIDGKLYARGAVDSKIHVIAQLSAIACMIGAGSPPVNVKVLFEGEEESGSEHIFAFVAENPDLLKADVTVITDGSMPDPDQPVLVYGLRGLVTGEIRVKGPRRDLHSGHYGGTVHNPAQALAEIVAQLHTPDGKVTVPGFYDAVAPLSPDERVALSGIAEAIVDEWHQNASAPQPWGEEGFAIHERISARPTLEINGISGGYTGSGFKTVLPSTAFARFSCRLVPNQDPNTIFAAVKAHVMSLVPASVTVEVVELEEGSPGFVVDRHSAPMQAVRTAYQRAWSAEPLWNRDGGSVPVVTAFQRHLDTTIVLMPFGHKLGGAHSQNEHIMLRSFKRGIHAMLYFYEALTSLDAPGDA; encoded by the coding sequence ATGTTTGCCGAAGCCCACATCGCCGCAGACCGCCGCTTGCAGGAGTTTATCGGCCGACTGAAGGCGCTCGCGTCGATCCCCAGCATCAGCACCGATCCGGCACACTGGCCGGATGTCGAGCGCGCCGCCGCATGGTTGTCAGACTGGATGCATGACATCGGCATGCAGAACGTTCGCACGTTTACCCGCGGCGAGTACCTGCCGCTCGTCTACGGCGACCATCTCGGCGCAGGGCCGGATGCCCCGACCGTACTGATCTACACCCACTACGACGTTCAACCCGCCGCCCGCGAAGATGGTTGGGACACCGAACCCTTCGAGCCGGAAATCATCGACGGCAAGCTGTATGCACGCGGTGCGGTCGACAGCAAGATTCACGTGATCGCCCAGCTCTCGGCCATCGCCTGCATGATCGGCGCGGGATCGCCGCCAGTGAACGTCAAAGTACTGTTCGAAGGCGAAGAGGAGTCAGGCTCGGAGCACATCTTCGCGTTCGTGGCGGAAAACCCGGACCTGCTCAAGGCCGACGTCACGGTGATCACTGACGGCAGCATGCCCGACCCGGATCAGCCGGTGCTGGTGTACGGATTGCGCGGCTTGGTCACCGGCGAGATTCGCGTCAAAGGCCCCCGGCGTGACCTGCACAGCGGCCACTACGGTGGGACCGTACACAATCCGGCGCAGGCACTTGCCGAGATCGTGGCACAGCTTCATACGCCTGACGGGAAAGTGACGGTACCGGGATTCTATGATGCCGTCGCGCCGCTATCGCCCGACGAGCGCGTGGCGTTGAGCGGTATCGCCGAGGCAATCGTCGACGAGTGGCACCAGAATGCGTCCGCGCCTCAGCCGTGGGGCGAAGAGGGTTTCGCAATTCACGAGCGCATCTCGGCCCGCCCGACGTTGGAGATCAACGGAATCTCCGGCGGCTACACTGGCAGCGGCTTTAAGACGGTGCTGCCGTCAACTGCCTTTGCACGCTTCTCATGCCGATTGGTTCCCAATCAAGATCCGAACACCATATTCGCAGCGGTGAAGGCACACGTTATGAGTCTCGTGCCGGCCAGCGTAACGGTTGAGGTCGTCGAATTGGAAGAGGGATCGCCCGGGTTTGTCGTCGATCGCCACTCGGCGCCGATGCAAGCGGTCCGGACAGCGTATCAGAGAGCGTGGTCGGCCGAGCCTTTGTGGAATCGCGACGGCGGCAGCGTGCCCGTCGTAACGGCCTTCCAGCGTCACCTCGATACCACCATCGTGTTGATGCCGTTCGGCCACAAGCTGGGCGGTGCGCACAGCCAGAACGAACACATCATGCTGCGCAGTTTCAAACGCGGCATTCACGCTATGCTGTACTTCTACGAGGCTCTTACGTCACTTGATGCGCCTGGAGATGCATGA
- a CDS encoding tyrosine-protein phosphatase: MPAVIVILVLAMGLAAVWLLYRRSIRRRHARINPDALTLPQNPDWLLDSTGASHDRFLPIATAVNLRDIGGYPAANGKRVRWGRIYRSGTLSELSEGDVHLVAQLGLKVICDLRTEREAERSPDLPERFGARPAFIPLKADHGARRRLIVLLFRSAQMRQLVYETYTDLILEYNAGVIGAFLRLAADAENYPLLFHCSAGKDRTGAAAMVLFGLLGVPDEVIVADYSLSNKYHHRFREYVGEAVVRFKWMAITPDDMTPFAVADPAVLRDVIAELRRRYGSFEDYALTRCGIDESVIAALRANLLEE, translated from the coding sequence GTGCCCGCCGTTATTGTGATTCTTGTGCTGGCGATGGGACTGGCCGCCGTATGGCTGCTGTACCGCCGGTCTATCCGCCGCCGCCACGCCCGCATTAACCCCGATGCACTGACACTCCCACAGAACCCTGACTGGCTGCTCGACTCTACCGGCGCATCTCACGACCGATTCCTACCTATTGCAACGGCAGTAAATCTGCGCGACATCGGCGGATACCCTGCGGCAAATGGCAAGCGCGTCCGGTGGGGGCGGATCTACCGCAGCGGCACACTCAGCGAGCTGTCCGAGGGCGATGTGCACTTGGTGGCACAGCTTGGTCTCAAAGTCATTTGCGACCTGCGGACGGAACGCGAGGCGGAACGGTCGCCCGACCTTCCTGAACGGTTCGGCGCGAGACCGGCCTTCATACCGCTGAAGGCAGATCACGGCGCGAGACGGCGACTGATCGTCCTGCTGTTCCGGTCTGCACAGATGCGACAACTCGTGTACGAGACTTACACCGACCTGATTCTTGAGTACAACGCCGGCGTCATCGGCGCGTTTTTGAGGTTGGCGGCGGACGCTGAGAACTATCCGCTGCTGTTTCACTGTTCGGCCGGCAAAGATCGTACTGGCGCCGCGGCGATGGTGTTGTTCGGCCTGCTTGGCGTGCCGGACGAAGTGATCGTCGCCGACTACAGCTTGAGCAACAAGTATCATCATCGGTTTCGCGAGTATGTGGGCGAGGCGGTGGTGCGCTTCAAGTGGATGGCGATCACCCCCGACGACATGACCCCGTTTGCCGTCGCCGATCCTGCCGTCTTGCGCGACGTGATCGCGGAATTGCGACGGCGCTATGGTTCGTTTGAGGACTATGCTTTGACGCGCTGCGGGATCGACGAGTCGGTCATCGCCGCGCTGCGCGCGAATCTACTGGAGGAATAG